From the Capnocytophaga sp. oral taxon 878 genome, the window TCACTTATCCTGAAAAAGGGGTTATACACGCATTTTACACTCCTAATGACACTACAGAAGAGAAGGCAACACATTACATACGCTTTTACAACGAAAAGGGAGATTTGGAAAGGGTTAAAAATGGGAATACTGGTAAAGTACTAAATACTTATGAATATAGCTACGACAGTAATGATAGAGCTACGGAAAGGGTGCGCTATGGGATTGTTGGGGCAGTGGAAAAAACTGTTTACCAATATGATCATATAGGAAATATGAAGAGTAAGAAAAATTATGAATCAAGACTTTTTAGCAGTGAAGAATGGGATTTTGATAGTGAATGGGAATATTCGTACAACGAAAACCGACATCCTGCTACTGAAAAACTGTATGAGGGCAAAGATACGCTTAGACATATTCTCACCCTTAGATATGAGTATACTTATGACACCCAAGACAACTACACCCAAAGAACTATTTATGCTTACTATACAAAGACAAATAAGGAACTTATCTATTCGGTAGAAAAGAGAGAAATAGAATATTATAAGGATAGTGATAAATAATTGTGGGATTATGATTACTGCTTTTTACTACTTAGATATCTGTGAGCTGACAACAAGAGTTGGGCTGGGTAGTTGGGGCATAATGAATAGCAGGAGATAACGATATGTAGTGAATACTTATTCTGCCTGCAAAAAGAAGTTTATTTAGGCAAAAAGAAATGCAAATTATAGGAATGTGCGTGCTTTTGCATTGAAATATGATAAAAAATAGAAAATATTTTTGGTACTTTCAGTTTTAAATAGTATCTTTGCGCCCAAAATTTTAAAATTCTATTAGTTTATGTATTGGACGTTAGAACTTGCCTCTTATTTGAGTGATGCTCCTTGGCCTGCTACTAAGGACGAGCTTATTGACTATGCTATCCGTACCGGTGCGCCTATGGAAGTTGTTGAGAACCTTCAAGAAATAGAGGACGAAGGTGATATGTATGAATCTATTGACGAAATCTGGCCTGATTACCCGTCGGAAGAGGATTACTTATGGAATGAAGATGAATATTAGAAAATAAAAGTCTCTGCAATGAGACTTTTTTTAATTAGCAAAATATATCAATAGCCAAATGGATAAGAGTGACAATTTGTCAGTTATTAATAGTTTGGTATATTTATTGACCAAAAAGAAAAAGTAAAGATTTTTAAAAGGCTTTGCAGGAGGCTATAAAGACTTTAGCAAAGTATCATAAAATATTAAGTATTATAATGAGTATTATAAATTCCCTTATTAAAATTTTTGTTGGTGATAAAGCCAAAAATGATTTAAAAGCCATTCAACCCATTGTTGAGAAAATAAAAACCCACGCAGCCCGTTTAGAAGCTATAAGCAATGATGAGCTACGAGCTAAAACTATTGAATTTAAAGAGCGTATAAAAGAAGCTCGTGCTACCTATGATGCACAAATTGCAGACCTACAAGCACAAGCTAACGCTACAGAAGATATTGATAAAAAAGAAGACCTTTATACTGAAATAGACAAACTAAGTGGTGAGGCGTATCAGGCTTCGGAAAAGATGCTGAATGAAATATTGCCTGAAGCCTTTGCTACAATGAAGGAAACAGCACGCCGCTTTGCGAACAATGCTACTATTGTAGTTACTGCTAATGAGCATGACCGTGAACTATCGGCTTTACATGATTATGTAAGCATTGAGGGAGATAATGCGATTTGGAAAAACCATTGGGATGCTGCAGGTAAAGATGTTACTTGGGATATGGTGCACTATGATGTGCAGCTAATAGGAGGTATTGCGCTACACCAAGGGAAAATTGCTGAGATGCAGACAGGGGAAGGTAAAACCCTTGTGGCTACCTTGCCTGTATACCTTAACGCCTTAACAGGAAATGGGGTGCATCTTGTAACTGTGAATGACTACTTGGCTAGACGAGATAGCGCTTGGATGGGGCCTTTATTTGAGTTTCACGGATTACGTGTGGATTGTATAGATAACCACCAACCTAACTCGGAAGCACGCCGCCGTGCTTATAATGCTGATATTACTTACGGAACAAATAACGAATTTGGTTTTGATTACTTGCGTGATAATATGGCACATACCCCTGAAGACTTGGTACAACGTGCTCATAACTACGCTATAGTGGATGAGGTGGACTCGGTATTGATAGACGATGCTCGTACCCCTCTTATTATATCTGGTCCTACTCCTAAAGGAGAACTACACGAATTCAATGAACTAAAACCAATAGTAGACGACTTAGTAAACAAACAACGCGCTTACCTTACCAAAGTATTGGCTGATGCACGTAAACTTATAGCTGAAGGCGATACTAAAGAAGGTGGATTCCAGCTATTACGTGTGTACCGTGGTTTACCTAAAAATAAAGCACTTATTAAGTTCTTAAGTGAAGAAGGAGTTAAACAGCTTCTGCAGAAGACAGAGAACTACTATATGCAGGATAACAATCGTGAAATGCCAAAGGTAGATGCTGAACTATACTTCGTGATTGATGAGAAGAATAACCAAATAGAACTTACTGATAAGGGGTTTGCTGATATTGCTTATGGTGGAGATAAAGATTTCTTTGTATTGCCTGATATTGGAATAGAAATCGCTAATATTGAGAACCAACATTTGCCTATAGAAGAAGAAGCTGCTCTTAAAGATAAACTATTTCAAGATTTTAGTGTGAAAAGTGAGCGCATTCACACCCTCAATCAATTGCTAAAAGCCTATACCTTATTTGAAAAAGATGTAGAGTATGTGGTGATTGATAATAAGGTGCTCATTGTTGATGAGCAAACAGGTCGTATTATGGACGGTCGACGTTATTCTGATGGTTTGCACCAAGCGATTGAAGCCAAAGAGAATGTAAAGATTGAAGCTGCTACCCAAACCTA encodes:
- a CDS encoding DUF2795 domain-containing protein, whose protein sequence is MYWTLELASYLSDAPWPATKDELIDYAIRTGAPMEVVENLQEIEDEGDMYESIDEIWPDYPSEEDYLWNEDEY